Proteins from a genomic interval of Harpia harpyja isolate bHarHar1 chromosome 7, bHarHar1 primary haplotype, whole genome shotgun sequence:
- the MBD5 gene encoding methyl-CpG-binding domain protein 5 isoform X1, translating into MNGGKECDGGDTDGGPPAVQVPVGWQRRVDQSGVLYISPSGSLLSCLEQVKTYLLTDGTCKCGLECPLVLPKVFNFDPGAAVKQRTAEDVKADEDVTKLCIHKRKIIAVATLHKSMEAPHPSLVLTSPGGGTSATPVVPTRAATPRSMRNKSHEGITNSVMPECKTPFKLMIGASNAMGRLYVQEMAGSQQQELHSVYPRQRLGSNELGQKSPYRGSHGGMPSPASSGSQIYGDGSISPRTDPLGSPDVFTRNNPNFHGAPNSSPIHMNRTPLSPPSVMLHGSPIQSSCAMAGRTNIPLSPTLTTKSPVMKKPMCNFSTGMEIPRAMFHHKPPQGPPPPPPPPSCALQKKPLTSEKDPLGILDPIPSKPVNQNPVIINPTTFHSNVHSQVPVMNVSMPPAVVPLPSNLPLPTVKPGHMNHGSHVQRVQHSASTSLSPSPVTSPVHMMGSGIGRIEASPQRSRSSSTSSDHGNFLLPPVGPQSSCSGIKVPPRSPRSTIGSPRPSMPSSPSTKHDGLNQYKDIPNPLIAGMSNVLNPPNNAVFPTASAGSGSLKSQPGLLGMPLNQILNQHNAASFPASSLLSAAAKAQLANQNKLAGNNNNSSSNSGPVASGGNNEGHSTLNTMFPPAANVLLPTTEGQSGRAALRDKLMSQQKDPLRKRKQPTTTVLSLLRQSQLDSSGVSKAGSDLIRKQSQSSFPISSMSQLLQSMSCQSSHMSSNSTTSCGSSNTALPCSGNQMHFADTSMNSGSLQNSLAQSLPLRGEGVHCQNTNTNFVHGTSPGTTNHLAGLINQMQASGNCGMLSQSGMALGNSLHPNPPQSRIQASSTPVIPNSIVSSCNQTSPEAGGSGPSSSIAIAGTSQPAITKTTSVLQDGVIVTTAAGNPLQSQLPIGSDFPFAGHEHSLHFPQNSSSNNNLPHSLNQNLLNSLPISLPVNQQHLLNQNLLNILQPSAGEGKSEVNLNPLGFLNPNVNAALAFLSSDVDGQVLQPVHFQLLATLLQNQAQAAAMLPLPSFNLTISDLLQQQNNPLPSVTQMTAPPDHLPSNQSESNRVETLLTNPLGNPIPSFSGTDTTSNPLLLPAVSGASALMALNPQLVGGVLNSASGNTAHHPEVSIATSSQATTTTTTTSSAVAALSVSTLGGGTAVVSMAETLLNISNNAGNTSGPAKLNNNSVVPQLLNPLLGTGLLGDMSSINTALNNHQLSHLQSLLNNNQMFPSNQQQQHLLQGYQNMQGFQGQPPIPGPANNPNPMACLFQNFQVRMQEDAAVLNKRMITQMGMAPVPESSNTMLPPFQETSCDLQQRTESSLGQQAKDNLNVAAQGDTSVDAIYKAVVDAASKGMQVVITTAVSSTTQMSPIPALSAMSAFTASIGDPLNLSSAVSAVIHGRNIAVSDHEGRIRNTRGTRILKNSEHGKNLNEGDGYEYYKSTSCNTPKKQWEGEQSPISEINRWKCDEFLDHSTHIHSSPCHERPNNISTLPLLQGEQHQLLLSQRNCQSDKMLEENFRYNNYKRTMMSFKERLENTVERCAHINGNRPQQNRGFGELLNTSKQDLILEEQSPSSSNSLESSLVKDYIHYNGDFNAKSINGCVPSPSDAKSISSEDDLRNPDSPSSNELIHYRPRTFNVGDLVWGQIKGLTSWPGKLVREEEVHNSCQQNAEEGKVWVMWFGVHTFTQVEPEKLKTLTEGLEAYNRARKRNRKSGKLNNHLEAAIHEAMSELDKMSGNVHQIPQGDRQVKPPKPKRRKISR; encoded by the exons GTGCAACTCCAGTAGTTCCTACTCGAGCAGCAACTCCAAGATCGATGAGGAATAAATCGCATGAAGGAATTACAAATTCTGTGATGCCAGAATGTAAGACTCCTTTCAAGTTGATGATAGGGGCATCTAATGCCATGGGTAGGCTTTACGTGCAAGAAATGGCTGGAAGCCAGCAACAAGAACTTCATTCTGTCTATCCTAGGCAGAGATTGGGTAGTAATGAACTTGGACAGAAGTCTCCGTATCGTGGCAGTCATGGTGGGATGCCCAGTCCAGCTTCATCAGGATCACAGATATACGGAGATGGCTCAATCTCTCCTAGGACTGACCCACTTGGAAGCCCTGATGTTTTCACAAGGAACAATCCCAATTTTCATGGAGCGCCCAACTCTAGTCCTATTCACATGAACAGGACACCTCTATCTCCACCATCAGTAATGCTACATGGTTCTCCCATACAGTCATCCTGTGCAATGGCTGGAAGGACTAATATACCTCTTTCCCCAACCTTGACCACAAAAAGCCCAGTAATGAAAAAACCCATGTGTAATTTTTCAACTGGTATGGAAATACCACGAGCAATGTTTCACCATAAACCTCCCCAAGGTCCACCCCCACCTCCTCCACCGCCTTCTTGTGCTCTTCAGAAAAAGCCATTAACATCAGAAAAGGATCCACTTGGCATACTTGACCCTATTCCTAGCAAACCAGTGAATCAGAATCCCGTTATCATTAACCCAACTACTTTCCATTCAAATGTCCACTCTCAGGTACCCGTGATGAATGTAAGCATGCCTCCTGCTGTCGTCCCTTTGCCAAGTAATCTTCCTTTGCCAACTGTAAAACCTGGTCACATGAATCATGGAAGTCATGTTCAAAGAGTTCAGCATTCTGCTTCAActtccctctctccttcaccAGTGACGTCCCCGGTGCATATGATGGGATCCGGGATTGGAAGGATCGAGGCTTCTCCCCAAAGATCACGCTCTTCTTCCACGTCATCAGATCATGGAAATTTCCTGCTGCCTCCAGTAGGACCACAGTCATCCTGTAGTGGTATTAAAGTTCCTCCCAGGTCCCCAAGGTCAACAATAGGGTCACCGAGACCATCTATGCCATCTAGCCCTTCCACCAAGCATGATGGACTTAATCAATACAAGGACATCCCTAACCCATTAATTGCTGGAATGAGTAATGTATTAAATCCTCCAAACAATGCAGTTTTTCCTACTGCATCGGCTGGAAGTGGTTCCTTGAAGAGTCAGCCTGGTTTGCTGGGAATGCCTTTAAATCAGATCTTGAACCAGCACAatgctgcctcttttccagcaAGTAGTTTactctcagcagcagccaaagcacAGCTAGCAAATCAAAATAAACTTGCTGGTAACAACAATAACAGCAGTAGCAATTCTGGACCTGTTGCCAGCGGTGGCAACAACGAAGGACATAGCACTTTAAATACCATGTTCCCTCCTGCTGCCAATGTGCTTCTACCAACGACTGAAGGGCAAAGTGGCCGAGCAGCACTGAGAGATAAATTGATGTCTCAGCAAAAAGATCctctgaggaaaagaaagcagccGACCACCACGGTGTTGAGTTTGCTGAGACAGTCTCAGTTGGACAGTTCTGGAGTTTCCAAAGCTGGATCTGATTTGATAAGAAAGCAAAGTCAAAGCTCTTTTCCCATCAGTTCTATGTCCCAGCTACTTCAGTCCATGAGTTGTCAAAGCTCTCACATGAGCAGCAATAGTACCACCAGTTGTGGGAGCTCAAATACTGCTTTACCTTGCTCTGGTAACCAGATGCATTTTGCAGACACCAGTATGAACTCTGGCAGTCTCCAGAACTCGCTGGCACAGAGTTTACCCTTGCGAGGGGAAGGTGTGCACTGCCAGAACACAAACACTAACTTTGTCCACGGTACTAGCCCGGGCACAACCAACCATCTTGCAGGTTTAATAAATCAGATGCAGGCTAGCGGGAACTGTGGGATGCTCAGTCAGTCAGGAATGGCTTTAGGAAATTCATTACATCCGAACCCACCTCAGTCGAGAATCCAGGCATCCTCCACTCCAGTGATACCAAACAGCATTGTTAGCAGCTGTAATCAAACAAGTCCTGAAGCAG GGGGTTCAGGACCGTCATCATCAATAGCCATAGCTGGCACCAGCCAACCGGCCATCACAAAGACAACATCTGTGCTTCAAGATGGTGTTATAGTCACTACTGCAGCTGGAAACCCACTTCAGAGCCAGCTGCCCATTGGGAGCGATTTCCCTTTTGCTGGCCACGAACACTCGCTTCATTTTCCGCAGAACAGCTCTTCAAACAACAATCTTCCACATTCTTTGAATCAAAACCTCCTCAATTCTCTACCTATCTCTTTGCCAGTGAATCAGCAACATCTCCTAAACCAGAATCTATTAAATATACTACAGCCTTCAGCAGGAGAAGGCAAGTCTGAGGTCAACCTCAACCCTTTAGGTTTTCTCAACCCGAATGTAAATGCTGCTTTAGCTTTTCTCTCCAGTGACGTGGATGGGCAGGTATTACAGCCTGTTCATTTTCAGCTTCTAGCAACCCTCCTTCAGAACCAAGCCCAAGCAGCTGCCATGCTTCCCCTACCATCTTTCAATCTGACCATCTCAGATTTGCTGCAACAGCAAAATAACCCTTTACCCTCAGTAACCCAGATGACAGCCCCACCTGACCATTTGCCAAGCAATCAGTCAGAAAGCAACAGGGTGGAGACCCTTTTAACCAACCCCCTGGGCAACCCCATACCCAGCTTTTCAGGCACTGACACTACTTCTAaccccctgctcctcccagctgtCTCTGGGGCCTCAGCATTAATGGCCTTGAACCCCCAGCTGGTGGGAGGTGTCCTGAACTCTGCATCGGGCAACACCGCTCATCATCCAGAGGTTTCCATAGCCACCTCCTCCCAGGCAACCACTACCACAACCACTACATCATCAGCAGTGGCAGCACTGTCTGTCTCAACCCTGGGTGGTGGGACAGCAGTGGTGTCAATGGCAGAAACATTGCTGAACATATCTAATAATGCTGGGAATACATCTGGTCCAGCTAAACTCAACAATAACTCTGTGGTGCCACAGCTACTTAACCCTCTACTGGGGACAGGTCTGCTTG GTGACATGTCATCTATAAACACTGCTTTGAATAACCATCAGCTGAGTCATCTCCAGTCGCTATTAAACAACAATCAGATGTTTCCTTCaaatcagcagcaacagcaccTTCTCCAGGGGTACCAGAACATGCAGGGCTTTCAAGGCCAGCCCCCAATTCCTGGCCCAGCTAACAACCCAAACCCCATGGCATGTCTGTTCCAAAATTTCCAG GTGAGAATGCAGGAAGATGCTGCTGTCCTAAACAAAAGAATGATCACTCAAATGGGAATGGCACCAGTTCCTGAGAGCTCCAACACTATGCTTCCTCCTTTCCAAGAAACATCTTGTGATTTGCAGCAAAGAACTGAATCATCTCTTGGACAACAGGCAAAGGATAACCTCAATGTCGCTGCTCAGGGTGATACATCGGTGGACGCTATCTACAAAGCAGTTGTAGATGCTGCAAGCAAAGGAATGCAAGTAGTAATCACCACTGCCGTTAGCAGTACAACACAAATGAGTCCCATTCCAGCTTTGAGTGCCATGAGTGCCTTCACAGCCTCAATTGGTGACCCATTAAATCTTTCTAGTGCTGTCAGTGCAGTAATCCATGGAAGAAACATTGCCGTTTCTGATCATGAAGGTAGGATAAGGAACACTAGAGGAACACGAATACTGAAGAATTCAGAGCACGGTAAAAATTTGAATGAAGGGGATGGGTATGAATATTACAAATCAACAAGTTGTAACACACCCAAAAAACAGTGGGAAGGGGAGCAAAGTCCCATCAGTGAGATAAATAGATGGAAATGTGATGAGTTTCTAGACCACTCTACCCATATCCATAGTAGTCCTTGTCACGAAAGGCCCAATAACATCTCCACACTGCCATTGCTACAAGGCGAGCAGCATCAGTTACTGTTATCACAGCGAAACTGTCAAAGTGATAAAATGTTGGAGGAGAATTTCAGGTATAACAATTACAAAAGAACTATGATGAGTTTTAAGGAAAGACTGGAGAACACTGTGGAACGTTGTGCACACATAAACGGAAATAGGCCTCAGCAGAACAGAGGATTTGGGGAGTTGCTGAACACTTCTAAACAAGACCTGATTCTGGAAGAGCAATCTCCAAGTTCCTCAAATAGCTTGGAAAGTTCGTTAGTTAAAGACTATATCCATTACAATGGAGATTTTAATGCCAAAAGCATTAATGGGTGTGTGCCTAGCCCTTCAGATGCTAAAAGCATCAGTAGTGAAGATGACCTAAGGAACCCAGATTCCCCTTCTTCAAATGAGCTGATACATTACAGGCCGAGGACGTTTAATGTTGGCGACTTGGTCTGGGGCCAAATCAAAGGACTGACTTCGTGGCCTGGAAAACTAGTAAGAGAAGAAGAAGTTCACAATTCATGTCAACAAAACGCTGAGGAGGGGaag GTCTGGGTAATGTGGTTTGGTGTTCATACCTTCACTCAGGTGGAGCCAGAGAAGTTGAAGACACTAACAGAAGGTCTAGAAGCTTACAACCGAGccagaaaaaggaacagaaa aaGTGGAAAGCTAAATAACCATTTAGAAGCTGCTATACACGAGGCCATGAGTGAACTAGACAAAATGTCTGGGAAT GTCCACCAAATCCCACAGGGAGACAGACAAGTGAAGCCTCCAAAACCCAAGAGGAGGAAGATCTCTAGATAA
- the MBD5 gene encoding methyl-CpG-binding domain protein 5 isoform X2, which produces MNGGKECDGGDTDGGPPAVQVPVGWQRRVDQSGVLYISPSGSLLSCLEQVKTYLLTDGTCKCGLECPLVLPKVFNFDPGAAVKQRTAEDVKADEDVTKLCIHKRKIIAVATLHKSMEAPHPSLVLTSPGGGTSATPVVPTRAATPRSMRNKSHEGITNSVMPECKTPFKLMIGASNAMGRLYVQEMAGSQQQELHSVYPRQRLGSNELGQKSPYRGSHGGMPSPASSGSQIYGDGSISPRTDPLGSPDVFTRNNPNFHGAPNSSPIHMNRTPLSPPSVMLHGSPIQSSCAMAGRTNIPLSPTLTTKSPVMKKPMCNFSTGMEIPRAMFHHKPPQGPPPPPPPPSCALQKKPLTSEKDPLGILDPIPSKPVNQNPVIINPTTFHSNVHSQVPVMNVSMPPAVVPLPSNLPLPTVKPGHMNHGSHVQRVQHSASTSLSPSPVTSPVHMMGSGIGRIEASPQRSRSSSTSSDHGNFLLPPVGPQSSCSGIKVPPRSPRSTIGSPRPSMPSSPSTKHDGLNQYKDIPNPLIAGMSNVLNPPNNAVFPTASAGSGSLKSQPGLLGMPLNQILNQHNAASFPASSLLSAAAKAQLANQNKLAGNNNNSSSNSGPVASGGNNEGHSTLNTMFPPAANVLLPTTEGQSGRAALRDKLMSQQKDPLRKRKQPTTTVLSLLRQSQLDSSGVSKAGSDLIRKQSQSSFPISSMSQLLQSMSCQSSHMSSNSTTSCGSSNTALPCSGNQMHFADTSMNSGSLQNSLAQSLPLRGEGVHCQNTNTNFVHGTSPGTTNHLAGLINQMQASGNCGMLSQSGMALGNSLHPNPPQSRIQASSTPVIPNSIVSSCNQTSPEAGGSGPSSSIAIAGTSQPAITKTTSVLQDGVIVTTAAGNPLQSQLPIGSDFPFAGHEHSLHFPQNSSSNNNLPHSLNQNLLNSLPISLPVNQQHLLNQNLLNILQPSAGEGKSEVNLNPLGFLNPNVNAALAFLSSDVDGQVLQPVHFQLLATLLQNQAQAAAMLPLPSFNLTISDLLQQQNNPLPSVTQMTAPPDHLPSNQSESNRVETLLTNPLGNPIPSFSGTDTTSNPLLLPAVSGASALMALNPQLVGGVLNSASGNTAHHPEVSIATSSQATTTTTTTSSAVAALSVSTLGGGTAVVSMAETLLNISNNAGNTSGPAKLNNNSVVPQLLNPLLGTGLLGDMSSINTALNNHQLSHLQSLLNNNQMFPSNQQQQHLLQGYQNMQGFQGQPPIPGPANNPNPMACLFQNFQVRMQEDAAVLNKRMITQMGMAPVPESSNTMLPPFQETSCDLQQRTESSLGQQAKDNLNVAAQGDTSVDAIYKAVVDAASKGMQVVITTAVSSTTQMSPIPALSAMSAFTASIGDPLNLSSAVSAVIHGRNIAVSDHEGRIRNTRGTRILKNSEHGKNLNEGDGYEYYKSTSCNTPKKQWEGEQSPISEINRWKCDEFLDHSTHIHSSPCHERPNNISTLPLLQGEQHQLLLSQRNCQSDKMLEENFRYNNYKRTMMSFKERLENTVERCAHINGNRPQQNRGFGELLNTSKQDLILEEQSPSSSNSLESSLVKDYIHYNGDFNAKSINGCVPSPSDAKSISSEDDLRNPDSPSSNELIHYRPRTFNVGDLVWGQIKGLTSWPGKLVREEEVHNSCQQNAEEGKVEPEKLKTLTEGLEAYNRARKRNRKSGKLNNHLEAAIHEAMSELDKMSGNVHQIPQGDRQVKPPKPKRRKISR; this is translated from the exons GTGCAACTCCAGTAGTTCCTACTCGAGCAGCAACTCCAAGATCGATGAGGAATAAATCGCATGAAGGAATTACAAATTCTGTGATGCCAGAATGTAAGACTCCTTTCAAGTTGATGATAGGGGCATCTAATGCCATGGGTAGGCTTTACGTGCAAGAAATGGCTGGAAGCCAGCAACAAGAACTTCATTCTGTCTATCCTAGGCAGAGATTGGGTAGTAATGAACTTGGACAGAAGTCTCCGTATCGTGGCAGTCATGGTGGGATGCCCAGTCCAGCTTCATCAGGATCACAGATATACGGAGATGGCTCAATCTCTCCTAGGACTGACCCACTTGGAAGCCCTGATGTTTTCACAAGGAACAATCCCAATTTTCATGGAGCGCCCAACTCTAGTCCTATTCACATGAACAGGACACCTCTATCTCCACCATCAGTAATGCTACATGGTTCTCCCATACAGTCATCCTGTGCAATGGCTGGAAGGACTAATATACCTCTTTCCCCAACCTTGACCACAAAAAGCCCAGTAATGAAAAAACCCATGTGTAATTTTTCAACTGGTATGGAAATACCACGAGCAATGTTTCACCATAAACCTCCCCAAGGTCCACCCCCACCTCCTCCACCGCCTTCTTGTGCTCTTCAGAAAAAGCCATTAACATCAGAAAAGGATCCACTTGGCATACTTGACCCTATTCCTAGCAAACCAGTGAATCAGAATCCCGTTATCATTAACCCAACTACTTTCCATTCAAATGTCCACTCTCAGGTACCCGTGATGAATGTAAGCATGCCTCCTGCTGTCGTCCCTTTGCCAAGTAATCTTCCTTTGCCAACTGTAAAACCTGGTCACATGAATCATGGAAGTCATGTTCAAAGAGTTCAGCATTCTGCTTCAActtccctctctccttcaccAGTGACGTCCCCGGTGCATATGATGGGATCCGGGATTGGAAGGATCGAGGCTTCTCCCCAAAGATCACGCTCTTCTTCCACGTCATCAGATCATGGAAATTTCCTGCTGCCTCCAGTAGGACCACAGTCATCCTGTAGTGGTATTAAAGTTCCTCCCAGGTCCCCAAGGTCAACAATAGGGTCACCGAGACCATCTATGCCATCTAGCCCTTCCACCAAGCATGATGGACTTAATCAATACAAGGACATCCCTAACCCATTAATTGCTGGAATGAGTAATGTATTAAATCCTCCAAACAATGCAGTTTTTCCTACTGCATCGGCTGGAAGTGGTTCCTTGAAGAGTCAGCCTGGTTTGCTGGGAATGCCTTTAAATCAGATCTTGAACCAGCACAatgctgcctcttttccagcaAGTAGTTTactctcagcagcagccaaagcacAGCTAGCAAATCAAAATAAACTTGCTGGTAACAACAATAACAGCAGTAGCAATTCTGGACCTGTTGCCAGCGGTGGCAACAACGAAGGACATAGCACTTTAAATACCATGTTCCCTCCTGCTGCCAATGTGCTTCTACCAACGACTGAAGGGCAAAGTGGCCGAGCAGCACTGAGAGATAAATTGATGTCTCAGCAAAAAGATCctctgaggaaaagaaagcagccGACCACCACGGTGTTGAGTTTGCTGAGACAGTCTCAGTTGGACAGTTCTGGAGTTTCCAAAGCTGGATCTGATTTGATAAGAAAGCAAAGTCAAAGCTCTTTTCCCATCAGTTCTATGTCCCAGCTACTTCAGTCCATGAGTTGTCAAAGCTCTCACATGAGCAGCAATAGTACCACCAGTTGTGGGAGCTCAAATACTGCTTTACCTTGCTCTGGTAACCAGATGCATTTTGCAGACACCAGTATGAACTCTGGCAGTCTCCAGAACTCGCTGGCACAGAGTTTACCCTTGCGAGGGGAAGGTGTGCACTGCCAGAACACAAACACTAACTTTGTCCACGGTACTAGCCCGGGCACAACCAACCATCTTGCAGGTTTAATAAATCAGATGCAGGCTAGCGGGAACTGTGGGATGCTCAGTCAGTCAGGAATGGCTTTAGGAAATTCATTACATCCGAACCCACCTCAGTCGAGAATCCAGGCATCCTCCACTCCAGTGATACCAAACAGCATTGTTAGCAGCTGTAATCAAACAAGTCCTGAAGCAG GGGGTTCAGGACCGTCATCATCAATAGCCATAGCTGGCACCAGCCAACCGGCCATCACAAAGACAACATCTGTGCTTCAAGATGGTGTTATAGTCACTACTGCAGCTGGAAACCCACTTCAGAGCCAGCTGCCCATTGGGAGCGATTTCCCTTTTGCTGGCCACGAACACTCGCTTCATTTTCCGCAGAACAGCTCTTCAAACAACAATCTTCCACATTCTTTGAATCAAAACCTCCTCAATTCTCTACCTATCTCTTTGCCAGTGAATCAGCAACATCTCCTAAACCAGAATCTATTAAATATACTACAGCCTTCAGCAGGAGAAGGCAAGTCTGAGGTCAACCTCAACCCTTTAGGTTTTCTCAACCCGAATGTAAATGCTGCTTTAGCTTTTCTCTCCAGTGACGTGGATGGGCAGGTATTACAGCCTGTTCATTTTCAGCTTCTAGCAACCCTCCTTCAGAACCAAGCCCAAGCAGCTGCCATGCTTCCCCTACCATCTTTCAATCTGACCATCTCAGATTTGCTGCAACAGCAAAATAACCCTTTACCCTCAGTAACCCAGATGACAGCCCCACCTGACCATTTGCCAAGCAATCAGTCAGAAAGCAACAGGGTGGAGACCCTTTTAACCAACCCCCTGGGCAACCCCATACCCAGCTTTTCAGGCACTGACACTACTTCTAaccccctgctcctcccagctgtCTCTGGGGCCTCAGCATTAATGGCCTTGAACCCCCAGCTGGTGGGAGGTGTCCTGAACTCTGCATCGGGCAACACCGCTCATCATCCAGAGGTTTCCATAGCCACCTCCTCCCAGGCAACCACTACCACAACCACTACATCATCAGCAGTGGCAGCACTGTCTGTCTCAACCCTGGGTGGTGGGACAGCAGTGGTGTCAATGGCAGAAACATTGCTGAACATATCTAATAATGCTGGGAATACATCTGGTCCAGCTAAACTCAACAATAACTCTGTGGTGCCACAGCTACTTAACCCTCTACTGGGGACAGGTCTGCTTG GTGACATGTCATCTATAAACACTGCTTTGAATAACCATCAGCTGAGTCATCTCCAGTCGCTATTAAACAACAATCAGATGTTTCCTTCaaatcagcagcaacagcaccTTCTCCAGGGGTACCAGAACATGCAGGGCTTTCAAGGCCAGCCCCCAATTCCTGGCCCAGCTAACAACCCAAACCCCATGGCATGTCTGTTCCAAAATTTCCAG GTGAGAATGCAGGAAGATGCTGCTGTCCTAAACAAAAGAATGATCACTCAAATGGGAATGGCACCAGTTCCTGAGAGCTCCAACACTATGCTTCCTCCTTTCCAAGAAACATCTTGTGATTTGCAGCAAAGAACTGAATCATCTCTTGGACAACAGGCAAAGGATAACCTCAATGTCGCTGCTCAGGGTGATACATCGGTGGACGCTATCTACAAAGCAGTTGTAGATGCTGCAAGCAAAGGAATGCAAGTAGTAATCACCACTGCCGTTAGCAGTACAACACAAATGAGTCCCATTCCAGCTTTGAGTGCCATGAGTGCCTTCACAGCCTCAATTGGTGACCCATTAAATCTTTCTAGTGCTGTCAGTGCAGTAATCCATGGAAGAAACATTGCCGTTTCTGATCATGAAGGTAGGATAAGGAACACTAGAGGAACACGAATACTGAAGAATTCAGAGCACGGTAAAAATTTGAATGAAGGGGATGGGTATGAATATTACAAATCAACAAGTTGTAACACACCCAAAAAACAGTGGGAAGGGGAGCAAAGTCCCATCAGTGAGATAAATAGATGGAAATGTGATGAGTTTCTAGACCACTCTACCCATATCCATAGTAGTCCTTGTCACGAAAGGCCCAATAACATCTCCACACTGCCATTGCTACAAGGCGAGCAGCATCAGTTACTGTTATCACAGCGAAACTGTCAAAGTGATAAAATGTTGGAGGAGAATTTCAGGTATAACAATTACAAAAGAACTATGATGAGTTTTAAGGAAAGACTGGAGAACACTGTGGAACGTTGTGCACACATAAACGGAAATAGGCCTCAGCAGAACAGAGGATTTGGGGAGTTGCTGAACACTTCTAAACAAGACCTGATTCTGGAAGAGCAATCTCCAAGTTCCTCAAATAGCTTGGAAAGTTCGTTAGTTAAAGACTATATCCATTACAATGGAGATTTTAATGCCAAAAGCATTAATGGGTGTGTGCCTAGCCCTTCAGATGCTAAAAGCATCAGTAGTGAAGATGACCTAAGGAACCCAGATTCCCCTTCTTCAAATGAGCTGATACATTACAGGCCGAGGACGTTTAATGTTGGCGACTTGGTCTGGGGCCAAATCAAAGGACTGACTTCGTGGCCTGGAAAACTAGTAAGAGAAGAAGAAGTTCACAATTCATGTCAACAAAACGCTGAGGAGGGGaag GTGGAGCCAGAGAAGTTGAAGACACTAACAGAAGGTCTAGAAGCTTACAACCGAGccagaaaaaggaacagaaa aaGTGGAAAGCTAAATAACCATTTAGAAGCTGCTATACACGAGGCCATGAGTGAACTAGACAAAATGTCTGGGAAT GTCCACCAAATCCCACAGGGAGACAGACAAGTGAAGCCTCCAAAACCCAAGAGGAGGAAGATCTCTAGATAA